One stretch of Streptomyces sp. NBC_01363 DNA includes these proteins:
- the sufC gene encoding Fe-S cluster assembly ATPase SufC, whose product MATLEIRDLHVSVEADNATKEILKGVDLTVKQGETHAIMGPNGSGKSTLAYSLAGHPKYTITSGSVTLDGEDVLEMTVDERARAGLFLAMQYPVEIPGVSVSNFLRTSATAVRGEAPKLRTWVKEVKETMAGLQMDPAFAERNVNEGFSGGEKKRHEILQLELLKPKVAILDETDSGLDVDALRIVSEGVNRVRETGEVGTLLITHYTRILRYIKPDFVHVFANGRIAESGGAELADKLENEGYEAYVKGGASA is encoded by the coding sequence CTCCGTCGAGGCCGACAACGCCACGAAGGAGATCCTCAAGGGCGTCGACCTGACCGTGAAGCAGGGCGAGACCCACGCCATCATGGGCCCCAACGGGTCCGGCAAGTCCACCCTCGCGTACTCCCTCGCGGGTCACCCCAAGTACACGATCACCAGCGGTTCGGTGACCCTGGACGGCGAGGACGTCCTGGAGATGACCGTCGACGAGCGCGCCCGCGCCGGTCTGTTCCTCGCGATGCAGTACCCGGTCGAGATCCCCGGTGTCTCGGTCTCCAACTTCCTCCGCACCTCCGCCACCGCCGTCCGCGGCGAGGCGCCCAAGCTGCGTACCTGGGTGAAGGAGGTCAAGGAGACGATGGCCGGGCTCCAGATGGACCCGGCGTTCGCCGAGCGCAACGTCAACGAGGGCTTCTCCGGCGGTGAGAAGAAGCGCCACGAGATCCTCCAGCTGGAGCTCCTCAAGCCGAAGGTCGCGATCCTCGACGAGACCGACTCCGGCCTGGACGTCGACGCCCTGCGCATCGTCTCCGAGGGCGTCAACCGGGTCCGCGAGACCGGCGAGGTCGGCACCCTGCTGATCACGCACTACACGCGGATCCTCCGCTACATCAAGCCCGACTTCGTGCACGTCTTCGCCAACGGCCGCATTGCCGAGTCCGGCGGCGCCGAGCTCGCCGACAAGCTGGAGAACGAGGGCTACGAGGCATATGTGAAGGGTGGCGCTTCCGCGTGA